One genomic window of Micrococcus flavus includes the following:
- the gltB gene encoding glutamate synthase large subunit, with product MSDASLSAPVTPQGAPVDPFTRFSAFPEAQGLYDPARETENCGLAVIATLRGEPGHDVVQHALTALRALEHRGAVGADEGTGDGAGLLTQIPDALFRAVLDAELPPAGEYAAGTAFLPREGAEREQARAAVEDLARAEGLNVLAWREVPTDPSVLGEGSRAAMPAFEQVFLSLADGEAGDEPGQSLDVRAWRLRRRAQNRAGVYFPSLSSRTIVYKGMLTTAQLEPFYPDLSDERFTTLLGIVHSRFSTNTFPSWPLAQPFRTIAHNGEINTVKGNRNWMRARQAQLSHPMLGEVPEELYPLISPIGSDSASFDEVAELLMLSGRPLTQAIMMMIPEAWENHATMDPARRAFYQYHSMLMEPWDGPAAVSFSDGTQVGAVLDRNGLRPARWWETRDGLVVLASEVGVVPLDPSCVVRKGRVAPGRMFLVDTAQGRIVADEEVKAEVAAARPWERWVQENLVDLDALPEREHVRHSAESIQQRQRIFGYTAEELRVLVGPMAEKGAEPLGAMGTDTPVAVLSTRPRLLFDYFTQSFAQVTNPPLDAIREEQVTSMRTGIGPQGDVLSTAQVRTRQIDIPFPVIDNDQLARIQHLRDDDGTRLTLKVTGTYRVAGGAEELRSRLKEICEQVSAAVNRGVEYVVLSDRGSTAQWAPIPSLLLTSAVHHHLLASANRTRTSLVVEAGDVREVHHVAALLGYGASAVNPYLAMESAEELVRTGEITGVTAEQAVANLITALGKGVQKIMSKMGISTVSSYTGAQTFEALGLARRFVDRYFAGTTSPLDGVGLEVIAAEIQARHEFAYPPDGNDINPYRELEVGGEYQWRREGPPHLFNPETVFRLQHSTRERRYDVFKDYTRRVDDQAADLMTLRGLMRFRTEGRTPVPIREVESVASIVTRFSTGAMSYGSISQEAHETLAIAMNRLGARSNSGEGGEDVERLLDPERRSKIKQIASGRFGVTSLYLATATDLQIKMAQGAKPGEGGQLMGAKVYPWVAQTRHSTPGVSLVSPPPHHDIYSIEDLAQLIYDLKRSNPEARVHVKLVSESGVGTVAAGVAKARADVVLISGHDGGTGASPLNSLKHAGTPWEIGLAEAQQTLMLNGLRERVTVQVDGQLKTGRDVVVAALLGAEEFGFATAPLVVSGCIMMRVCHLDTCPVGVATQNPELRSRFTGKPEFVVNFFEFIAQEVRELLAELGFRTLDEAIGHRELLDVDAALHHWKTEGLDLSGILSDPSVGRRAGQADAPMRRGTYQDHGLDAHIDNRFLAGLGDTLTSGEPVTLTDTVVNTDRSVGTLLGYHVTRARLTDDLPADTITVVLTGEAGQSFGAFLPAGVTLRLSGDANDYVGKGLSGGRIVVRPDEAAPFAAEENTVAGNVIGYGATSGELLLRGQVGERFLVRNSGAAAVVEGIGDHGLEYMTGGQALILGPTGRNLAAGMSGGRAWVLDLDRTDLNPLAVRNDDLIIEAPTTEDREWIVELLRVHREETGSAVAERLLADLEAGGEAAEAVWGRFTTLLPRQFDLVRRTRAAAVEEGLDPDGDTVWNRLLEVTRG from the coding sequence GTGAGCGATGCCTCCCTGTCCGCGCCGGTGACGCCCCAGGGCGCGCCGGTCGACCCCTTCACCCGCTTCTCCGCATTCCCTGAGGCCCAGGGTCTGTACGACCCCGCCCGGGAGACGGAGAACTGCGGCCTCGCCGTGATCGCCACGCTGCGTGGCGAGCCGGGGCACGACGTCGTGCAGCACGCACTCACGGCGTTGCGCGCCCTCGAGCACCGCGGCGCGGTGGGGGCGGACGAGGGCACCGGCGACGGCGCGGGCCTCCTGACCCAGATCCCGGACGCCCTGTTCCGTGCGGTGCTGGACGCCGAGCTGCCGCCGGCGGGGGAGTACGCCGCGGGCACCGCGTTCCTGCCCCGCGAGGGGGCCGAGCGCGAGCAGGCCCGCGCCGCCGTCGAGGACCTGGCCCGGGCCGAGGGGCTCAACGTCCTGGCCTGGCGGGAGGTCCCCACGGACCCGTCCGTGCTGGGCGAGGGCTCCCGGGCCGCGATGCCCGCGTTCGAGCAGGTCTTCCTCTCCTTGGCGGACGGGGAGGCCGGGGACGAGCCGGGGCAGTCGTTGGACGTGCGCGCATGGCGTCTGCGGCGTCGGGCCCAGAACCGGGCGGGGGTCTACTTCCCGTCGCTGTCCTCGCGGACCATCGTGTACAAGGGCATGCTGACCACCGCGCAGCTCGAGCCGTTCTACCCGGACCTCTCCGACGAGCGCTTCACCACGCTGCTGGGGATCGTGCACTCCCGATTCTCCACCAACACGTTCCCGTCCTGGCCGCTGGCCCAGCCGTTCCGGACCATCGCCCACAACGGCGAGATCAACACGGTCAAGGGCAACCGCAACTGGATGCGCGCCCGCCAGGCGCAGCTGTCCCACCCGATGCTGGGTGAGGTCCCCGAGGAGCTGTACCCGCTGATCAGCCCGATCGGCTCGGACTCGGCCTCGTTCGACGAGGTCGCCGAGCTGCTCATGCTCTCGGGCCGCCCGCTGACGCAGGCGATCATGATGATGATCCCGGAGGCGTGGGAGAACCACGCGACCATGGACCCGGCCCGCCGCGCCTTCTACCAGTACCACTCCATGCTCATGGAGCCGTGGGACGGCCCCGCGGCCGTCTCCTTCTCCGACGGCACGCAGGTGGGCGCCGTCCTGGACCGCAACGGCCTGCGCCCGGCGCGCTGGTGGGAGACGCGGGACGGACTCGTCGTGCTGGCCTCGGAGGTCGGCGTCGTGCCCCTGGACCCGTCCTGCGTGGTGCGCAAGGGCCGCGTGGCCCCCGGCCGGATGTTCCTCGTGGACACCGCGCAGGGCCGGATCGTGGCGGACGAGGAGGTCAAGGCCGAGGTCGCCGCCGCCCGTCCGTGGGAGCGCTGGGTCCAGGAGAACCTCGTGGACCTGGACGCGCTGCCTGAGCGCGAGCACGTGCGCCACTCGGCGGAGTCCATCCAGCAGCGTCAGCGGATCTTCGGCTACACCGCCGAGGAGCTGCGCGTGCTCGTCGGACCGATGGCCGAGAAGGGCGCCGAGCCGCTCGGCGCGATGGGCACGGACACGCCCGTCGCCGTGCTGTCGACACGCCCCCGCCTGCTCTTCGACTACTTCACACAGTCCTTCGCCCAGGTGACCAACCCGCCGCTGGACGCGATCCGCGAGGAGCAGGTCACCTCCATGCGCACCGGCATCGGTCCGCAGGGCGACGTCCTGTCCACGGCGCAGGTGCGCACACGGCAGATCGACATCCCCTTCCCCGTGATCGACAACGACCAGCTGGCCCGGATCCAGCACCTGAGGGACGACGACGGCACCCGCCTGACGCTCAAGGTCACCGGCACGTACCGCGTGGCCGGCGGGGCGGAGGAGCTGCGCTCCCGCCTCAAGGAGATCTGCGAGCAGGTCTCCGCCGCCGTGAACCGCGGGGTGGAGTACGTGGTGCTCTCGGACCGCGGCTCCACCGCGCAGTGGGCGCCCATTCCCTCCCTGCTGCTGACCTCTGCGGTCCACCACCACCTGCTGGCCAGCGCCAACCGCACCAGGACCTCGCTCGTGGTGGAGGCCGGCGACGTCCGGGAGGTCCACCACGTGGCCGCGCTCCTGGGCTACGGCGCCTCCGCGGTCAACCCCTACCTGGCCATGGAGTCCGCCGAGGAGCTCGTGCGCACCGGGGAGATCACCGGCGTCACCGCCGAACAGGCCGTGGCCAACCTCATCACCGCCCTCGGCAAGGGCGTCCAGAAGATCATGTCCAAGATGGGCATCTCCACGGTCTCCTCGTACACCGGCGCGCAGACCTTCGAGGCGCTCGGCCTGGCCCGCCGCTTCGTGGACCGCTACTTCGCCGGGACCACGAGCCCGCTCGACGGCGTGGGCCTCGAGGTGATCGCCGCCGAGATCCAGGCACGCCACGAGTTCGCCTACCCGCCGGACGGCAACGACATCAACCCGTACCGCGAGCTCGAGGTGGGCGGGGAGTACCAGTGGCGGCGCGAGGGCCCGCCCCACCTGTTCAACCCCGAGACTGTGTTCCGTCTCCAGCACTCCACCCGCGAGCGCCGGTACGACGTGTTCAAGGACTACACCCGCCGCGTGGACGACCAGGCCGCGGACCTGATGACCCTGCGCGGGCTGATGCGGTTCCGCACCGAGGGACGGACCCCCGTGCCGATCCGCGAGGTCGAGTCCGTCGCCTCGATCGTCACCCGGTTCTCCACCGGGGCCATGTCCTACGGGTCCATCTCACAGGAGGCCCATGAGACCCTCGCGATCGCCATGAACCGGCTCGGGGCCCGCTCCAACTCCGGCGAGGGCGGCGAGGACGTGGAGCGCCTGCTCGACCCGGAGCGCCGCTCGAAGATCAAGCAGATCGCCTCGGGCCGCTTCGGCGTGACCAGCCTGTACCTGGCCACGGCCACGGACCTGCAGATCAAGATGGCCCAGGGCGCCAAGCCCGGCGAGGGCGGCCAGCTGATGGGCGCCAAGGTCTACCCGTGGGTGGCGCAGACCCGGCACTCCACGCCCGGCGTCTCGCTCGTCTCCCCGCCCCCGCATCACGACATCTACTCGATCGAGGACCTCGCCCAGCTCATCTACGACCTCAAGCGCTCCAACCCCGAGGCGCGCGTGCACGTGAAGCTCGTCTCCGAGTCCGGCGTGGGCACCGTGGCGGCCGGCGTGGCCAAGGCGCGCGCCGACGTCGTGCTCATCTCCGGTCACGACGGCGGCACCGGCGCCTCTCCGCTGAACTCGCTCAAGCACGCGGGCACCCCCTGGGAGATCGGCCTCGCCGAGGCACAGCAGACCCTCATGCTCAACGGCCTGCGCGAGCGCGTCACCGTCCAGGTGGACGGCCAGCTCAAGACCGGCCGCGACGTGGTGGTGGCCGCCCTCCTCGGCGCCGAGGAGTTCGGCTTCGCCACCGCCCCCCTCGTGGTCTCCGGCTGCATCATGATGCGCGTGTGCCACCTGGACACCTGTCCCGTGGGCGTGGCCACCCAGAACCCCGAGCTGCGCTCGCGGTTCACGGGCAAGCCGGAGTTCGTGGTGAACTTCTTCGAGTTCATCGCCCAGGAGGTCCGGGAGCTCCTGGCCGAGCTCGGCTTCCGCACCCTGGACGAGGCGATCGGCCACCGCGAGCTGCTGGACGTCGACGCCGCCCTGCACCACTGGAAGACCGAGGGCCTAGATCTCTCCGGCATCCTGTCCGACCCCTCCGTGGGACGCCGCGCCGGGCAGGCCGACGCGCCCATGCGACGCGGCACCTACCAGGACCACGGACTGGACGCGCACATCGACAACCGCTTCCTCGCCGGGTTGGGGGACACCCTGACCTCCGGCGAGCCGGTGACCCTGACGGACACCGTGGTGAACACGGACCGCTCCGTGGGCACCTTGCTCGGCTACCACGTGACCCGCGCCCGGCTCACCGACGACCTGCCCGCGGACACGATCACGGTGGTGCTCACGGGGGAGGCCGGCCAGTCGTTCGGGGCCTTCTTGCCCGCCGGCGTCACACTGCGCCTGTCCGGTGACGCCAACGACTACGTGGGCAAGGGCTTGTCCGGCGGCCGGATCGTGGTCCGCCCGGACGAGGCAGCCCCGTTCGCCGCGGAGGAGAACACCGTGGCCGGCAACGTGATCGGTTACGGCGCCACCTCCGGCGAGCTGCTGCTGCGCGGCCAGGTGGGCGAGCGGTTCCTGGTGCGCAACTCGGGCGCCGCCGCGGTGGTCGAGGGCATCGGCGACCACGGCCTCGAGTACATGACGGGCGGCCAGGCGCTGATCCTGGGCCCGACCGGGCGCAACCTCGCGGCCGGGATGTCCGGTGGGCGCGCCTGGGTGCTGGACCTGGACCGCACGGACCTGAACCCGCTGGCCGTGCGGAACGACGACCTCATCATCGAGGCCCCCACCACGGAGGACCGGGAGTGGATCGTCGAGCTCCTGCGCGTGCATCGCGAGGAGACGGGCTCCGCCGTCGCCGAGCGGCTCTTGGCGGACCTGGAGGCCGGCGGCGAGGCCGCCGAGGCCGTCTGGGGCCGATTCACCACCCTGCTGCCGCGGCAGTTCGACCTGGTGCGGCGCACCCGGGCCGCCGCCGTGGAGGAGGGTCTCGACCCGGACGGAGACACCGTCTGGAACCGACTGCTGGAGGTGACCCGTGGCTGA
- the lgt gene encoding prolipoprotein diacylglyceryl transferase: protein MSGVPLALAPLAAIPSPSWDGFELGPLKIHAYALCIIAGIVAALWLSERRWAARGGPEGRILDIALWAIPFGFVGGRLYHVFSSPDRYFGPGFDGTGDPVKILHVWNGGLGIWGAVALGAVGAWIACRRYGLRLTAFADVVAPGVLLAQAIGRWGNWFNQELFGAPTTLPWGLRIDPDHPNFPAGMPADTLFHPTFLYESLWNLAGVALLLLLDRTVRLRRGAMMWAYVAWYTLGRVWIEALRIDDAEMVTLFGVTARLNVWTSLLLLLVAVGMLALILARHRGAAVGPRAHDPVWLPGHGPAGPVSADLGDGTADARALDDVGRRTR, encoded by the coding sequence GTGTCGGGCGTCCCCCTCGCACTGGCCCCGCTGGCCGCCATCCCCTCGCCGTCCTGGGACGGGTTCGAGCTCGGCCCACTCAAGATCCACGCGTACGCCCTGTGCATCATCGCGGGCATCGTGGCGGCCCTGTGGCTGTCCGAGCGCCGCTGGGCGGCGCGGGGTGGGCCCGAGGGTCGCATTCTGGACATCGCGCTGTGGGCCATCCCGTTCGGCTTCGTGGGCGGGCGGCTGTACCACGTGTTCTCCTCGCCGGACCGGTACTTCGGCCCCGGGTTCGACGGCACGGGGGACCCCGTGAAGATCCTCCACGTGTGGAACGGCGGCCTGGGCATCTGGGGCGCGGTGGCCCTGGGCGCGGTGGGCGCCTGGATCGCGTGCCGCCGGTACGGGCTGCGCCTGACGGCGTTCGCCGACGTCGTGGCCCCCGGCGTGCTGCTGGCCCAGGCGATCGGTCGCTGGGGCAACTGGTTCAACCAGGAGCTCTTCGGCGCGCCCACCACACTCCCGTGGGGCCTGCGGATCGACCCGGACCACCCGAACTTCCCCGCCGGCATGCCGGCGGACACGCTGTTCCACCCGACCTTCCTCTACGAGTCCCTGTGGAACCTCGCGGGCGTGGCGCTGCTGCTGCTCCTGGACCGCACCGTGCGGCTGCGGCGCGGAGCCATGATGTGGGCCTACGTGGCCTGGTACACGCTGGGCCGGGTGTGGATCGAGGCGCTGCGCATCGACGACGCCGAGATGGTCACCCTGTTCGGCGTCACCGCCCGGCTCAACGTCTGGACCTCCCTCCTGCTGCTGCTCGTCGCCGTCGGGATGCTCGCCCTCATCCTGGCCCGGCACCGCGGCGCGGCCGTCGGGCCGCGGGCCCACGATCCGGTGTGGCTGCCCGGCCACGGGCCGGCGGGGCCCGTGTCCGCCGATCTCGGGGACGGCACCGCGGACGCCCGCGCCCTCGACGACGTCGGGCGCCGCACCCGCTGA
- the trpA gene encoding tryptophan synthase subunit alpha, translating into MTPHSKTAAALDAARAAGRTALVGYLPAGYPTVDESVEAAVQLGRNGADVIEIGLPYTDPVMDGPVIQEATSVALRNGFHTRDVFEVVRRITERTDAAVVVMTYWNLVDRMGVDEFARRLAEAGGAGLVTPDLVPEEAAAWFEASDRHGLDRIFLTAPSSSDERVALTVESSRGFVYGVSVMGVTGARDQVSSAAESVVARAKAAGTEHVCVGLGISRPEHVAEVGRYADGAIVGTALVKALRDGGPDAVGALARELSTGTVREA; encoded by the coding sequence ATGACCCCGCACTCGAAGACCGCCGCCGCCCTGGACGCCGCCCGCGCCGCCGGCCGCACCGCCCTCGTGGGGTACCTGCCCGCGGGCTATCCCACCGTCGACGAGTCGGTCGAGGCCGCCGTGCAGCTCGGGCGCAACGGCGCGGACGTGATCGAGATCGGCCTGCCGTACACCGACCCGGTGATGGACGGGCCCGTCATCCAGGAGGCCACCAGCGTGGCCCTGCGCAACGGCTTCCACACCCGCGACGTGTTCGAGGTGGTGCGCCGGATCACCGAGCGCACGGACGCCGCCGTCGTGGTGATGACCTACTGGAACCTCGTGGACCGGATGGGCGTGGACGAGTTCGCCCGGCGCCTGGCCGAGGCCGGCGGCGCCGGACTGGTCACCCCGGACCTGGTGCCCGAGGAGGCGGCCGCGTGGTTCGAGGCCTCCGACCGCCACGGCCTGGACCGGATCTTCCTGACCGCCCCCTCGTCCTCGGACGAACGGGTGGCGCTGACCGTGGAGTCCTCCCGGGGCTTCGTCTACGGCGTGTCCGTCATGGGCGTCACCGGCGCCCGCGACCAGGTGTCCTCGGCCGCGGAGTCGGTCGTGGCCCGCGCGAAGGCCGCCGGCACCGAGCACGTGTGCGTGGGCCTGGGCATCTCCCGGCCCGAGCACGTCGCCGAGGTCGGCCGCTACGCCGACGGCGCCATCGTGGGCACGGCCCTCGTCAAGGCGCTGCGCGACGGGGGCCCGGACGCCGTCGGTGCGCTGGCCCGCGAGCTGTCCACCGGCACCGTGCGGGAGGCCTGA
- the trpB gene encoding tryptophan synthase subunit beta, with product MSSQPSIDFEGPFQGQTGPYFGRYGGQWMPESLMAALQQVTETYEAAREDPAFVEELRGLYRDYVNRPSLLTEAPRFAADSPGVRVFLKREDLNHTGSHKINNVIGQALLARRMGKTRLIAETGAGQHGVATATAAALFGMECTVYMGEEDTRRQALNVARMQMLGAEVIPVTVGARTLKDAINEALRDWVASVETTHYLLGTVTGPHPFPAMVRWFHSVIGEEARQQVLEQTGRLPAAVAACVGGGSNAMGLFHGFMDDPEVELYGFEAGGDGVETGRHAASITLGRTGVLHGARTYLMQDEDGQTIDSHSISAGLDYPAVGPEHAFLNDTGRATYEPVTDAECMDALLRLTRTEGIMPAIESAHALAGALRLARRWADEGLVGEDTPEGEERIIIVNLSGRGDKDVATAAAWFGLGEGHEEKDPLDEMDPGVEQ from the coding sequence ATGAGCAGCCAGCCGTCCATCGACTTCGAGGGCCCGTTCCAGGGCCAGACCGGCCCGTACTTCGGGCGCTACGGCGGCCAGTGGATGCCGGAGTCGCTCATGGCGGCCCTGCAGCAGGTCACGGAGACGTACGAGGCCGCGCGGGAGGACCCCGCGTTCGTCGAGGAGCTGCGGGGCCTGTACCGCGACTACGTCAACCGCCCCTCCCTGCTCACCGAGGCCCCGCGGTTCGCCGCGGACAGCCCCGGCGTGCGGGTGTTCCTCAAGCGCGAGGACCTCAACCACACCGGGTCGCACAAGATCAACAACGTGATCGGCCAGGCGCTCCTGGCGCGCCGGATGGGCAAGACCCGTCTGATCGCCGAGACCGGGGCCGGCCAGCACGGCGTGGCCACGGCCACCGCCGCGGCCCTGTTCGGCATGGAGTGCACCGTGTACATGGGCGAGGAGGACACCCGCCGGCAGGCCCTGAACGTGGCGCGCATGCAGATGCTCGGCGCGGAGGTCATCCCGGTGACCGTCGGCGCCCGCACCCTCAAGGACGCCATCAACGAGGCGCTGCGCGACTGGGTGGCGTCCGTGGAGACCACCCACTACCTGCTCGGGACCGTCACCGGCCCGCACCCCTTCCCGGCGATGGTCCGCTGGTTCCACTCGGTGATCGGCGAGGAGGCGCGCCAGCAGGTGCTCGAGCAGACGGGTCGGCTCCCCGCGGCGGTCGCCGCGTGCGTGGGCGGCGGCTCGAACGCCATGGGCCTGTTCCACGGCTTCATGGACGATCCGGAGGTCGAGCTCTACGGCTTCGAGGCCGGCGGCGACGGCGTGGAGACCGGCCGACACGCCGCGTCCATCACCCTGGGCCGGACCGGCGTGCTCCACGGGGCGCGGACCTACCTGATGCAGGACGAGGACGGACAGACGATCGACTCCCACTCGATCTCGGCCGGCCTGGACTACCCGGCCGTCGGCCCGGAGCACGCCTTCCTCAACGACACCGGCCGCGCGACCTACGAGCCGGTCACCGACGCGGAGTGCATGGACGCCCTGCTCCGTCTGACCCGCACCGAGGGGATCATGCCGGCGATCGAGTCGGCCCACGCCCTGGCCGGTGCCCTGCGCCTGGCCCGCCGCTGGGCCGACGAGGGCCTCGTCGGGGAGGACACCCCCGAGGGCGAGGAGCGGATCATCATCGTGAACCTCTCCGGCCGCGGGGACAAGGACGTGGCCACGGCCGCGGCCTGGTTCGGCCTCGGCGAGGGGCACGAGGAGAAGGACCCGCTGGACGAGATGGACCCCGGAGTGGAGCAGTGA
- the trpC gene encoding indole-3-glycerol phosphate synthase TrpC yields the protein MTSSVLESIVEGVREDLAERRAAVPDAALRGLVEQAPAPRDALAALAGGRTDPAGVRVISEVKRRSPSKGVLADVDAPADLAAAYEDGGASAVSVLTEGRRFGGSLADLDAVRERVTLPVLRKDFMVTEYQILEARAHGADLILLIVASLDDAELRGFRELAESLGMHALVEAHTPEEIARGVASGARILGVNVRNLKTLDVDPARYAALAGDLPEDVVRVAESGVESEEQVRQYAAAGADAVLVGEALVKHGTPADALRAFRAASLSAR from the coding sequence ATGACCTCCAGCGTCCTCGAGTCCATCGTCGAGGGGGTGCGGGAGGACCTGGCCGAGCGCCGGGCCGCCGTGCCGGACGCGGCCCTGCGCGGCCTCGTCGAGCAGGCCCCCGCGCCCCGTGACGCCCTCGCAGCCCTCGCCGGCGGCCGGACCGACCCGGCCGGTGTGCGCGTGATCTCCGAGGTCAAGCGGCGCAGCCCCTCCAAGGGCGTCCTGGCCGACGTCGACGCCCCGGCCGACCTCGCCGCCGCCTACGAGGACGGCGGCGCCAGCGCCGTGTCCGTCCTGACGGAGGGCCGCCGCTTCGGCGGCAGCCTCGCGGACCTGGACGCCGTGCGCGAGCGTGTGACGCTGCCGGTCCTGCGCAAGGACTTCATGGTCACCGAATACCAGATCCTCGAGGCGCGCGCCCACGGCGCCGACCTGATCCTGCTCATCGTCGCCTCCCTCGACGACGCCGAGCTGCGCGGCTTCCGCGAGCTCGCCGAGTCGCTGGGCATGCACGCGCTCGTCGAGGCCCACACCCCGGAGGAGATCGCCCGCGGCGTGGCCTCCGGCGCCCGGATCCTGGGCGTGAACGTCCGCAACCTGAAGACCCTCGACGTCGACCCGGCACGCTACGCGGCCCTCGCCGGAGACCTTCCCGAGGACGTGGTGCGCGTCGCCGAGTCCGGGGTGGAGTCCGAGGAGCAGGTGCGTCAGTACGCCGCCGCCGGCGCCGACGCCGTCCTGGTGGGCGAGGCGCTCGTGAAGCACGGAACCCCCGCCGACGCGCTGCGCGCCTTCCGTGCCGCATCCCTCAGCGCCCGCTGA
- a CDS encoding HGxxPAAW family protein encodes MSHTEATVNHTPRAGAHTAAPQAGEVVITEDGRVLNDPTHAQKPDHGNTPSAWAMAILAIVGFALGCIGLLASWEILIWIGVVLLVLGAIAGLLGSRLSGRGVSEDPSDVDAAQARRAGH; translated from the coding sequence ATGAGCCACACCGAGGCCACCGTGAACCACACCCCCCGCGCCGGCGCGCACACCGCCGCCCCCCAGGCGGGCGAGGTCGTCATCACGGAGGACGGCCGCGTCCTCAACGACCCGACGCACGCGCAGAAGCCGGACCACGGCAACACCCCTTCCGCCTGGGCCATGGCGATTCTCGCGATCGTCGGCTTCGCCCTCGGCTGCATCGGACTGCTGGCCTCGTGGGAGATCCTCATCTGGATCGGCGTCGTCCTGCTCGTGCTGGGCGCGATCGCCGGCCTGCTCGGCAGCCGCCTCTCCGGCCGCGGCGTGAGCGAGGACCCCAGCGACGTCGACGCCGCGCAGGCCCGCCGCGCCGGCCACTGA
- a CDS encoding Trp biosynthesis-associated membrane protein produces MRRRTVVLAALAAGVLVLAATGRTWVTATGLEGSVVPSATASGGRVSPVGTALALVVMAAALALTTARRAGTVIVGLVMAVSGAVIASTAVTAALDPAAAAAGAVAEVTGTTAPAAGYAVSAWPWVSALGGLLALALGVLALVAGRGWARSRRYEAPSAEPVGDAVVEDRRRGPVDRMDAWDELSRGEDPT; encoded by the coding sequence ATGCGCCGACGCACCGTCGTCCTGGCCGCGTTGGCCGCCGGCGTCCTGGTCCTCGCGGCCACCGGCCGGACGTGGGTCACCGCCACGGGGCTGGAGGGCTCCGTCGTTCCCAGCGCCACGGCCTCCGGAGGCCGGGTCTCGCCGGTGGGCACGGCGCTGGCCCTCGTGGTGATGGCCGCCGCCCTGGCCCTCACCACCGCCCGCCGCGCGGGGACCGTGATCGTCGGCCTCGTCATGGCCGTCTCCGGGGCCGTGATCGCCTCGACGGCGGTCACCGCGGCGCTCGACCCCGCGGCCGCCGCGGCCGGCGCCGTCGCCGAGGTCACCGGCACCACCGCCCCGGCGGCCGGCTACGCCGTGTCCGCATGGCCGTGGGTGTCCGCCCTCGGCGGCCTCCTGGCCCTCGCACTGGGCGTCCTCGCCCTGGTGGCGGGCCGGGGATGGGCCCGGTCCCGCCGCTACGAGGCGCCGTCGGCGGAGCCGGTCGGCGACGCCGTCGTGGAGGACCGCCGGCGGGGGCCCGTGGACCGCATGGACGCGTGGGACGAGCTCTCCCGGGGCGAGGACCCCACCTGA